In candidate division WOR-3 bacterium, one DNA window encodes the following:
- a CDS encoding CoB--CoM heterodisulfide reductase iron-sulfur subunit A family protein has translation MKKIGVFICHCGINIAKTVDVEALTEEIKKYPGVVHAENYKYMCSDPGQNLIIEAIKQKNLDAIVVAACSPTLHENTFRNATERGGLNRYTCEMANIREQCSWVHEEKNVATRKAGDIIKTMIEKVRFDESLEPIYVDVTKKALVIGGGIAGIQAALDIANAGIETILLERSPSIGGRMAQLSETFPTLDCSQCILTPKMVEAAQHPKIRLMTYCELEDIAGSVGNFKVKIRKKASYVDNSKCTGCGVCYEKCPIKVPSEFNEFLTTRKAIYTPFPQAIPNKPVIDAKNCTYFVKGGKCRVCQIVCPPQAVDFNQKDEIIEETVGAIVVATGYDIYEPERLKEYGYGTSPDIITSLQFERLLSASGPTAGEVKRPSDGKIPKRVVFIQCAGSRDKENHLEYCSKICCMYTAKHAILYKHRVHDGEPIIFYIDVRTPGKGFEEFYNRATDEGAIYIRGKVSKVYPENGKLIVLGADTLVGKKIEVEADMVVLAMGMVPTRNNEDLIRKLKIQCDANAFLTEAHPKLRPVETNTLGIYIAGAAHGPKDIPETVAQASGAASKAIGILSQPKITFEPLIAYVDENLCSGCSVCIGVCPFGAREKDKEKNIAKVIDALCQGCGACCAACPSGASQLKNLKDKTVMEMVVAAIEK, from the coding sequence ATGAAAAAAATCGGCGTTTTCATTTGCCATTGCGGAATAAACATTGCCAAAACAGTAGATGTAGAAGCACTTACCGAAGAGATTAAAAAATATCCTGGCGTTGTTCATGCGGAAAATTATAAGTATATGTGTTCTGACCCAGGTCAAAACCTCATCATTGAGGCGATAAAACAAAAAAATCTTGATGCAATAGTTGTCGCTGCCTGTTCTCCAACTCTCCATGAAAATACCTTTAGAAATGCAACCGAGCGTGGTGGATTGAACCGTTATACCTGTGAGATGGCAAATATACGTGAGCAATGCAGCTGGGTGCATGAGGAGAAAAATGTCGCTACGCGGAAAGCAGGTGATATTATAAAAACAATGATAGAAAAAGTGCGATTTGATGAATCGCTTGAACCGATATACGTTGATGTGACAAAAAAGGCGTTAGTGATTGGCGGTGGTATTGCCGGGATTCAGGCAGCATTGGATATTGCTAATGCTGGAATTGAAACAATATTATTGGAAAGGTCTCCTTCTATCGGCGGGAGAATGGCACAGCTTTCTGAAACATTTCCAACCCTTGATTGCTCCCAGTGTATTTTGACTCCAAAGATGGTAGAAGCAGCCCAGCATCCTAAGATAAGATTGATGACCTACTGTGAACTTGAAGATATTGCCGGTTCGGTGGGTAATTTCAAAGTCAAAATCAGAAAGAAGGCATCTTATGTTGATAATAGTAAATGCACGGGCTGTGGGGTATGTTACGAAAAATGTCCAATTAAAGTGCCTTCTGAATTTAATGAATTCTTGACTACCAGAAAAGCAATCTATACACCATTCCCACAGGCAATACCAAACAAACCGGTCATTGATGCCAAGAATTGCACTTATTTTGTAAAAGGTGGGAAGTGTCGGGTTTGCCAGATTGTCTGTCCGCCCCAGGCAGTGGATTTCAATCAAAAAGATGAAATAATTGAAGAGACCGTGGGGGCGATTGTGGTTGCAACTGGTTATGATATTTATGAACCTGAAAGATTAAAAGAATATGGTTATGGCACAAGCCCGGATATCATTACTTCTTTGCAATTTGAAAGATTATTATCGGCATCCGGACCAACTGCAGGTGAAGTGAAAAGGCCTTCAGATGGCAAAATTCCCAAACGTGTCGTATTTATCCAGTGCGCTGGGTCAAGGGACAAAGAGAATCATCTTGAATATTGTTCCAAGATATGTTGTATGTATACGGCAAAGCATGCAATACTATATAAACATCGCGTACATGATGGCGAGCCAATAATCTTCTATATTGATGTGCGCACGCCAGGCAAGGGATTTGAAGAATTTTATAATCGGGCAACCGATGAAGGGGCAATATACATTAGGGGGAAGGTCTCTAAGGTCTATCCTGAAAATGGGAAGTTGATTGTCCTGGGTGCTGATACCCTGGTGGGAAAGAAGATTGAGGTGGAAGCAGATATGGTTGTGTTGGCGATGGGGATGGTGCCGACGCGGAATAATGAAGACTTGATAAGAAAATTAAAAATTCAGTGCGATGCCAATGCCTTTTTGACTGAAGCCCATCCAAAATTGAGACCTGTTGAGACAAATACACTGGGCATTTATATCGCCGGTGCTGCGCATGGACCAAAAGATATCCCTGAGACTGTTGCCCAGGCATCGGGTGCGGCAAGCAAGGCAATTGGAATTCTATCCCAGCCTAAGATTACATTTGAGCCTTTGATTGCCTATGTTGATGAAAATCTCTGCTCTGGCTGTAGTGTCTGTATTGGTGTATGTCCATTCGGAGCAAGAGAAAAAGACAAAGAAAAGAATATTGCCAAGGTCATTGATGCCTTATGCCAGGGCTGTGGTGCCTGTTGTGCCGCCTGCCCAAGTGGGGCTTCGCAGCTTAAAAATTTAAAAGACAAGACTGTGATGGAAATGGTTGTGGCGGCAATTGAGAAATAA
- a CDS encoding ferredoxin family protein, which translates to MKFWRRPLDADKIKIPQGEVHIIKDRCKGCGFCVEFCPKKVLELSSEFNIKGYHPPYVKNPHECRECHLCEIICPEFAIYVTLGRERTVAELLDERESSMES; encoded by the coding sequence ATGAAATTCTGGCGGCGACCCCTTGATGCTGATAAAATAAAAATTCCGCAAGGTGAAGTTCATATCATTAAAGACCGCTGTAAGGGATGTGGATTTTGTGTAGAATTTTGTCCAAAAAAGGTTCTGGAATTGTCGAGCGAATTTAACATAAAAGGTTATCATCCTCCTTATGTGAAGAACCCTCACGAATGTAGAGAATGCCATCTCTGCGAAATCATCTGCCCCGAATTTGCAATCTATGTGACACTAGGGAGAGAAAGGACGGTCGCCGAATTATTGGATGAAAGGGA
- a CDS encoding patatin-like phospholipase family protein — translation MKVGIALGGGGAKGLAHIGVMEALEEMGIRLDYVAGTSIGAIVGAIYCLDGDTRHLREITKNIIESEEFRKLGLDKFYTKGNNKFQTFRKQLFEKYYYGTLFFKKSILKIETTEWLFKKLFGNKTFEDLKIPFVCNSLDINSGNEIIFNTGPLYKAIWASCAIPGIFPPFIEGDRILIDGGTINNIPLEPLLRMGARITIAVYLGDAPRFGHKPDTGFFITQRALSFMKYHLDYRILKLADCIIKPEVSEYHWADFSQFDALLQKGREGVEEKNKELKKITGFWYKIKKGLKPQPLLAI, via the coding sequence GTGAAAGTTGGAATTGCTCTGGGTGGAGGTGGTGCAAAAGGACTTGCTCATATTGGAGTCATGGAAGCCTTAGAAGAAATGGGAATCAGACTGGACTATGTTGCGGGCACCTCAATCGGTGCAATCGTTGGTGCAATTTATTGCTTAGACGGTGATACCCGCCATTTGCGGGAGATAACCAAAAATATAATTGAATCAGAAGAATTCCGAAAATTGGGCCTTGATAAATTCTACACGAAAGGGAACAATAAATTTCAAACCTTCAGAAAACAATTATTTGAAAAATATTACTACGGCACCCTCTTCTTTAAAAAATCAATTCTAAAAATTGAAACAACCGAGTGGTTATTCAAAAAACTTTTTGGAAATAAAACATTTGAGGATTTAAAGATACCTTTTGTTTGTAATAGTTTGGATATCAATTCGGGGAATGAAATTATATTCAATACTGGGCCATTATATAAAGCCATCTGGGCGAGTTGTGCAATACCTGGTATCTTTCCACCTTTCATTGAAGGTGATAGAATTTTGATCGATGGAGGAACAATCAATAATATTCCTCTTGAACCGCTTTTAAGAATGGGTGCGCGGATAACCATCGCAGTTTATCTCGGCGATGCTCCGCGGTTTGGGCATAAACCCGATACGGGCTTTTTTATCACCCAACGCGCCCTCTCATTTATGAAATATCATCTCGATTACCGGATTCTTAAACTTGCAGACTGCATTATCAAACCCGAAGTGAGTGAATACCACTGGGCGGATTTTTCTCAATTTGATGCACTCCTCCAGAAGGGGCGTGAAGGTGTGGAAGAGAAAAACAAGGAATTAAAAAAGATTACCGGGTTCTGGTATAAAATAAAAAAGGGGCTGAAACCTCAGCCCCTTTTAGCCATTTAG